One Candidatus Hadarchaeales archaeon genomic window, GCAGGACCCACCCGTTGTGGTGCTCCCCCGCCAATTCGTTTAAGTTTCAGCCTTGCGGCCGTACTTCCCAGGCGGCGGGCTTAACGGCTTCCCTCCGGCACCGAGTGTCCTCGAAGGAACACCCAGCACCTGGCCCGCATCCTTTACTGCTGGGACTACGGGGGTATCTAATCCCCTTTGCTCCCCCAGCCTTCGCCCCTCACCGTCGGGTCCGTTGTCGCTAGGCGCCTTCGCCACCGGTGGTCCCCCGGGGATTACAGGATTTCACCCCTACCCCCGGAGTACCCCTAGCGTCCCCCGGCCCCTAGGTCAGCAGTATCTCCCGCGCGCCGACCAGTCGACTGGTCGATTTCACGGGAGACTTGCTGACCCGGCTACGAGCGCTTTAGGCCCAATAAACGCGGCCACCACTCGGGCTGCGGGTATTACCGCGGCGGCTGGCACCCGACTTACCCAGCCCTTATTCCGGGAGCTTTTTACACTCCCGAAAAGCCGCCGACCCGAAGGCCAGCGGCACTGGGGATCCCTTCGTCAGGCTTTCGCCCATTGCGAAAGTTTCGCGCCTGCTGCGCCCCGTAGGGCCTGGGCCCTTGTCTCAGTGCCCATCTCCGGGCTCCTGCTCTCACAGCCCGTACCCGTCGTAGGCTTGGTGGTCCGTTACACCACCAACTACCTGATAGGCCGCCGTCCCATCCTAGGGCCCGCGCGGTTTTACCCGCCGGTTTTGGGCAAAGGGGCATTCCAGCACCCTTTGCCTATCGGGGATTATCCTCAGTTTCCCGAGGTTATCCCCGTCCCTAGGGTAGGTTGACGACGTGTTACTGAGCCGTGCGCAGGGCCACCCCTTTGCGGAGGCGCCCACTACTCGCATGGCTTAGTCGGATCCCCATAGCAGTGGCCTCCGGCACGATCAACCGGTGTTGGCCTGCAAGGCCTTTGGCGGGAGAATACCACTCCTTTTCAGGGGTCACCGAACCTATCTCGGACCCGAGCGTCCAGCTGCCTGGTTTGTTCGGGCCCACATCTCTGGCAAGTCCACACCAAGAGAGCAATCCCTCACTGCTGGACGATTGTCCAAAGCTCCGGATTGACGCCCCACCGCGCGGTGTGGACCAATTTAAACCTAAGTACTCTTTGACTTTTAAGTTTTACGCGATATTTAAAGCTCTAGAGCCATTTCTAAAAGATCACGGAAATGAAATGGCTCCCTTAGGACAGGCTGCCTCACATGCCCTGCACTCTAAACAATCTTCTGGTCTTGCCACATCCGCTTTCTCATTAATTATGTCAAAGACATTTGCCGGACAAACTTCTGCGCACCTTCCACAACCATCACATTTTTTTACATCGACTTCTGGCGGCAAAACTAATCACCTCCTTTTTGCTGTTGAATGAGCGTGCTTATATATCCTGCTATTCGGTTGCGGATGGGTTTTCCAAGATGCGGAAGGAGTTCGTCCACGATTTTTTTGTTTTGCTCAAAGTCTGTTCCGAATTTTTCCGGATATTTTTGTAGGAGTTCCCTCGCCGCCCTCTTTATGAACGTCGTTCTCACACGCCCCATCTGGTCACCTCCAATTGATTGGATGCTCTGCATTTTAACCTTAATCTTTCGGAGAACTAGGATTTTGGGGATGAATGTATGAGGCTGGTGGATTGCCACGCACACCTCGCGGAGTTGTTAAATCTAGACCAAGAGCTTGAGAAAGCTAAAGAAGTCGGCGTGCGGGCTATCGTAGCGGTTGGAACAGATAAAACTTCTAATGAAATCGTGAGACGGATTTCCGAAAAGTATCAAGGATATGTATTTCCAGCTTTGGGGCTTCATCCGTGGAATCTGGGCAACGATATTGAGAAAGAAGTTCGATCGATCGAAAAACACATCGAAGAATGCATCGCGCTTGGTGAGGTCGGATTGGATTTCAAATATCAGACACCGAGAGAACTGCAGACTAAGGCTTTTTCTCTAATACTCGATCTGGCCAGTCGCTACGATAAACCAATCATAGTACACTCGAGATGGGCGTGGCGTGAAGCTTTTGAAATGGTAAGGGATGTTGGAATCAAGAGAGCGGTTTTCCACTGGTATAGCGGTCCGCTTGACGTCATGCGAGAAATTTTGGCTGAGGGATATTATATTTCGGCAACTCCGGCCGTTGAGTTCAGTGAAGCGCACAAGAGAGCGATTAGAGAAACTCCTCTGGAGAGGTTACTGCTTGAGACGGATTCTCCTGTGAAGTATCGTGGGGTCCCATCGGGTCCACAAGATATCACAAAAACGCTTGAAGGTGTGGCGCGGCTCAAGGAGGTGGAAAAAGCCAAAGTCGCAGAAATCACAACAGAAAATGCCACTGAATTCTTTAATATTAAGCTTTAGCTCTCAGAATTTCGCGCTTGCTGAGACAAAACTTTTTTGTAATTCTTTGAGATAAGAATAGCTATCTCGGCAACCTCTAGTGGAGATGACCCGAGAATGCGCACCATCGGCTCTTTTCCAATTCCTCCTTCGTCGTAAATTATTCTTGGAACTCGTCCTGTTTTCCTCGCTACCTCTTCGACTCCCCAGATCATCGTTTTCACACCACGAGGTTCCCTGCGCCTCTCAAAAGAACCTATAGACAGTCCGATCTTTCTGCAGATTCTCAGAACATCTTTAGAGAATTTTACGTTTATTCCTGCTCTAATCGAAGGGTCTAGTCTGTGAGCCGCGAGAACTAAATTCGCAACGTGCTCGGAACCTCCAATCTCCGGGAAACCTGTCACCCTCGGTTTGCCAGAAACCTTCACTATTCTGCCGCTCAGTCCAACCGAACCGCTTCTATCTTTTGCGCCTAGGATCACCCCCGCGATGTTCACACCAACCTCGGGAATCAATTCGGCAAAAGATGGTTCACTCTCCAAAAGCTTGGCCGCAGCCCATACTTCGCGCATGAGTTTTCCTATTTCCGCCTCGATGACAAGTTTAGCGGTCGGGTTTACGGGTTTCACACCTTTTCCGACGTCGAGCGAGTTTTCTATCGCCACACGTATGAATTCTCTTGCAGATTTCGCAGCATCGATTAGAGATTTTCCCTTTGCAAGCTCCGCGGTGATTGCAGCTGAAAACGAACATCCCGCTCCGTGAAATCCTCCAGCAGGCATTCTCGGTCCTGCAATCTTCTCGATCCGAGTGCGCGTCACCAGAACATCCACAACGTTTTTCGTCTTGAGGTGTCCCCCTTTGACAAGTACGGCCTTGGCACCCAGTCCCAATATCTTTCTCGCCGCTCTCTCAACGTCCTTGAGATTTCTTATCCTCACACCGGAGAGTACCTCTGCCTCCATGATGTTTGGGGTCACGAGTTCTGCTTGAGACACGAGCTGCTTTAGTTCGTTCGAAGCCTCTTCTCTCAGAAGAGAATGACCGGTCGTTGAGATCATAACTGGATCTACGACTAATTTTAGATCGTGCTCTTTTGTCCTCCGCCTCACCAAACGGATTGTAGCCGGGCTGTAAAGCATTCCAGTTTTCGCCCAACTAACTTCAAAGTCGGAAAGAACTGCTTTCAATTGCGCATCTACGAAATCAGTTGGAACCTCAAGAATTTCATGAACACCGAGCGTGTTCTGAGCAGTCAAAGCTGTTATCACGGAAAGACCATGCACTCCTAAACTCGCAAACGTCTTGAGATCTGCCTGTATTCCAGCTCCACCACCAGAGTCTGAACCAGCAATCGTCAGCGCACACGGAATTTTCATCTTATCACCTCTCCGATAACGTAAGTAGGTCTAGCTTCGATAATCCTTGCTCGAAGAAATTCTCCGAGCTTTGCATCTCTCAAAAGAACCTGTCGATA contains:
- a CDS encoding 4Fe-4S binding protein, coding for MPPEVDVKKCDGCGRCAEVCPANVFDIINEKADVARPEDCLECRACEAACPKGAISFP
- a CDS encoding 30S ribosomal protein S17e, whose amino-acid sequence is MGRVRTTFIKRAARELLQKYPEKFGTDFEQNKKIVDELLPHLGKPIRNRIAGYISTLIQQQKGGD
- a CDS encoding TatD family hydrolase, whose amino-acid sequence is MRLVDCHAHLAELLNLDQELEKAKEVGVRAIVAVGTDKTSNEIVRRISEKYQGYVFPALGLHPWNLGNDIEKEVRSIEKHIEECIALGEVGLDFKYQTPRELQTKAFSLILDLASRYDKPIIVHSRWAWREAFEMVRDVGIKRAVFHWYSGPLDVMREILAEGYYISATPAVEFSEAHKRAIRETPLERLLLETDSPVKYRGVPSGPQDITKTLEGVARLKEVEKAKVAEITTENATEFFNIKL
- the thiD gene encoding bifunctional hydroxymethylpyrimidine kinase/phosphomethylpyrimidine kinase, yielding MKIPCALTIAGSDSGGGAGIQADLKTFASLGVHGLSVITALTAQNTLGVHEILEVPTDFVDAQLKAVLSDFEVSWAKTGMLYSPATIRLVRRRTKEHDLKLVVDPVMISTTGHSLLREEASNELKQLVSQAELVTPNIMEAEVLSGVRIRNLKDVERAARKILGLGAKAVLVKGGHLKTKNVVDVLVTRTRIEKIAGPRMPAGGFHGAGCSFSAAITAELAKGKSLIDAAKSAREFIRVAIENSLDVGKGVKPVNPTAKLVIEAEIGKLMREVWAAAKLLESEPSFAELIPEVGVNIAGVILGAKDRSGSVGLSGRIVKVSGKPRVTGFPEIGGSEHVANLVLAAHRLDPSIRAGINVKFSKDVLRICRKIGLSIGSFERRREPRGVKTMIWGVEEVARKTGRVPRIIYDEGGIGKEPMVRILGSSPLEVAEIAILISKNYKKVLSQQARNSES